One Malassezia restricta chromosome III, complete sequence DNA segment encodes these proteins:
- a CDS encoding thioredoxin-like protein, with translation MSAWQDAPDLGAYTAQADSDEEVLAELEREVEALNEADADDAERVAGKGRGSDDRDLSQVFEEYRAQRLAEMQAQIAARIGADTSDPNRGKYVQVEDEKALLSSSVREPKVVIHFAKKEFRRCHILDRHLEHLARQHPGTLFLKTYVEHAPFLVQKLDIRVLPCLMAFVQGVCKDKMIGFQEFGNSDTFTTAALEWRLGQTGVILPQQKPSKPILGFGVPTAAPEPDDWD, from the exons ATGTCGGCATGGCAAGACGCGCCCGATTTAGGCGCGTATACGGCCCAGGCCGACAGTGATGAGGAAGTGTTGgctgagctggagcgcgaggTTGAGGCGCTCAATGAGGCggatgccgacgatgccgaACGCGTTGCCGGCAAGGGACGGGGCTCGGACGACCGCGATCTTTCTCAAGTGTTTGAGGAGTatcgcgctcagcgcctcgctgaAATGCAGGCACA AATAGCTGCACGTATCGGTGCCGATACAAGCGATCCTAATCGCGGCAAGTACGTGCAAGTCGAGGACGAAAAGGCGCTGCTCAGCTCGAGTGTGCGCGAGCCGAAAGTCGTGATTCACTTCGCGAAGAAAGAGTTCCGGCGATGCCATATTCTCGACCGGCATCTCGAGCACCTCGCACGGCAGCATCCAGGCACACTGTTTCTCAAGACGTACGTGGAGCACGCGCCTTTTCTTGTCCAGAAGCTCGATATCCGTGTCCTGCCCTGCCTCATGGCGTTCGTGCAGGGCGTATGCAAGGACAAGATGATCGGATTCCAAGAATTTGGAAATAGCGATACATTTACTACGGCCGCCTTGGAATGGCGTCTTGGACAGACAG GCGTGATTTTGCCGCAGCAAAAGCCCAGTAAGCCGATCTTGGGCTTCGGTGTGCCTACCGCCGCGCCGGAGCCCGACGATTGGGACTAG
- a CDS encoding tRNA pseudouridine55 synthase — MPLGCVRRSLTRMPSESDRPLSCLFGIIKPSGPTSMDLLDRLKPLLASSDLFYAAHTPRRVKPARRLKPWERELVAKCGRLPPKMGQGGTLDPLAEGVLVIGLHHGTKQLQQFLHCTKEYETTGLLGTATTSYDAKEPIMSYAPHSHVTEDMVRDKLRLFRGQVQQLPPLYSALRMDGKRLFEYAREGIPLPRPIEPRNVCIDELELVQWHPPSAHTYAPPTTRVSDDDKALFTRVRAMAGAQALDTTNQDTACIAAPEDREETSPPAAFTLRMTVSSGTYVRSIVHDLGTACGSAAHVVRLVRTRQGPFHLGNSIPWEVFERGLAELGHEKVEGGLREWEQRILQHMQLCD; from the coding sequence ATGCCTCTGGGCTGCGTCCGCCGTAGCCTGACACGTATGCCGTCGGAATCAGATCGGCCGCTGTCGTGCCTGTTTGGCATTATCAAGCCCAGTGGACCGACGTCGATGGACTTGCTGGACCGACTCAAGCCGCTGCTCGCATCGTCGGACCTGTTTTATGCGGCACATACGCCTCGGCGTGTCAAGCCGGCACGGCGACTCAAGCCGTgggagcgcgagctcgtcgcCAAGTGTGGCCGCCTGCCACCCAAGATGGGGCAGGGCGGCACGCTGGATCCACTCGCGGAAGGTGTGCTTGTGATTGGCCTTCACCATGGcacgaagcagctgcagcagttTCTGCACTGCACGAAAGAATACGAGACCACGGGGCTTCTCGGCACAGCCACGACGTCGTATGATGCCAAAGAGCCTATTATGTCTTATGCACCGCACTCGCACGTCACCGAAGACATGGTGCGCGACAAGCTGAGACTATTTCGTGGGCAGGTCCAGCAGCTTCCACCGCTGTACAGTGCGCTGCGTATGGACGGAAAGCGCCTGTTTGAATACGCGCGCGAAGGCATACCCCTTCCGCGGCCCATTGAGCCGCGCAACGTGTGCATTGACGAGCTGGAACTCGTTCAATGGCACCCTCCCTCTGCACACACATACGCACCTCctacgacgcgcgtgtccgacgacgacaaggCCCTGTTCACGAGGGTGCGTGCGATGGCTGGCGCTCAGGCACTGGATACCACGAATCAGGACACGGCATGTATAGCCGCGCCTGAGGACCGCGAGGAAACGTCGCCACCCGCCGCCTTTACCCTCCGAATGACCGTGTCGTCCGGCACCTACGTTCGCTCGATCGTCCATGATCTCGGCACAGCGTGCGGCAGTGCAGCACACGTCGTAcgcctcgtgcgcacgcgacAGGGGCCGTTCCACTTGGGCAACTCGATACCATGGGAGGTGTTTGAGCGGGGTCTGGCTGAGCTCGGCCACGAGAAGGTAGAGGGGGGCCTGCGTGAATGGGAACAAAGgatcctgcagcacatgcagctgTGTGACTAG
- a CDS encoding methionyl-tRNA formyltransferase — translation MIWRRAGSLSRRPWGRRGYATVPPAPYDVLFCGSDAFACEAVAAIAHRPDLYRSLHVLTPPDVQHAWGAKRMRVSPVKQFAILHNIPQTAVPPEGIDAYEPPSLIRDSHAPLLVTASFGHRIPTHLLSHFPSPSLTLNLHPSMLPDLRGAAPLQWAIARQYTHTGMSVQQLHPTHFDRGGLLKQVRVPIPSHATYPALATALAPHAAELLVDVIAQLPSYAANVQAQDPDRATRAPKLAPRFSHIRWDSWDAATLDARMRAFGYAQPLTTTLVPASSQFAPVSCAIHEGHIMPSESISLDRPGHAVFLPQEQTLALQTLSGVYGATRIQTRGKPVRSAADWWRGFRDRADAHGHIHFE, via the coding sequence ATGATCTGGCGGCGCGCAGGGTCGCTGTCACGACGGCCGTGGGGCCGCCGTGGCTACGCCACcgtgccgccggcgccgtaCGACGTCTTGTTTTGCGGCTCGGATGCATTTGCGTGCGAGGCAGTGGCTGCTATCGCGCACCGGCCCGACTTGTACCGCTCCCTTCACGTACTGACCCCCCCGGATGTACAGCATGCCTGGGGCGCGAAACGTATGCGTGTATCGCCTGTAAAGCAGTTCGCGATACTGCACAACATACCACAGACAGCTGTGCCGCCCGAAGGCATCGACGCCTACGAGCCTCCGTCGCTCATTCGTGACtcacatgcgccgctgctcgtgaCGGCTTCGTTTGGGCACCGCATTCCCACGCATCTCTTGTCCCACTTTCCCTCTCCGTCGCTCACGCTCAACCTGCATCCATCCATGCTCCCTGACCTCCGGGGTGCAGCCCCATTGCAGTGGGCTATTGCGCGGCAATATACCCACACGGGGATGAGTGTGCAGCAGTTGCATCCCACGCACTTTGACCGCGGCGGCCTTTTGAAGCAGGTACGTGTGCCCATACCCTCCCACGCCACGTATCCAGCCCTGGCTACGGCACTCGCGCCTCATGCTGCCGAGCTGCTTGTGGATGTCATCGCACAATTGCCGTCGTACGCTGCGAACGTCCAAGCCCAGGATCCAGACCGTGCGACTCGCGCTCCGAAAttggcgccgcgcttctCCCACATACGATGGGACTCTTGGGACGCAGCCACGCTGGACGCCCGAATGCGTGCCTTTGGGTATGCCCAGCCGCtcacgacgacgctcgtgccCGCCTCGTCCCAATTTGCCCCCGTCTCTTGTGCGATTCACGAAGGACACATCATGCCGAGCGAATCAATCAGCCTCGATCGGCCCGGTCACGCCGTCTTTCTGCCCCAGGAACAGACTCTAGCGCTACAGACGTTGTCTGGTGTCTATGGCGCTACGCGTATCCAGACCCGCGGTAAACCTGTTCGCTCCGCCGCCGACTGGTGGCGCGGCTTCCGCGATCGTGCAGATGCACACGGTCATATTCACTTCGAATGA